A region of the Corticium candelabrum chromosome 4, ooCorCand1.1, whole genome shotgun sequence genome:
CGACCAAATTCCCGCAATACGAGCAAGTGTGACCGCCGGACACCTGCCGTGTAACAGCAAACAAGGAAAGAAGCGGACCAAGTTGACCCACCAACCGGAGGCCCCTCGAACCTACCAAACTCCCATCCTATCTATGCGTGACCGTGCATGCGCATGTGAGACTGAGTTAGGTCTGGATCATGATCAGTGACTGTCATGTCTGACATGTACACACCATCTGGGGACGTATTAAATCTGTCGTAAACGCAGCCCACATAGATCGACAGCCATTCCAAATCTCCAAGCGCACCTTTAGAGATTCTGCAGCAACACCTTGCGTCTCTGTCTATACTGGTACATGTGCATCGTATCAGACAACACTGTCACAGTACAGAGACCAGAGTGTCCAACGTATAGTGTCTCTTACAGAGCCATTAATGCCACTCCACTTTTCTGAGTTGCTAGACTAAGCAAACAAGATGGCCAACTGAACAGGCTATAGCACACAACCTATATGTGCAGGTGCAGTGCACGCTGtgacacaatctatagacacaCGACAAGGTCTGGTCTAAAATTTGGTAAGTTCAAAGTTGGCATATTCTGATAGAAAGTCTGTTTGAGTGCACAGTGTGTGGGCTTTATAGAGAAATCCCAGCAACAATGACACATGTCCAACAGGGGCACTTGCTTGCACAAGCGCACATGCACACCCATGCAGTCTCACACCCTATCAGTGTCAACTGAACACCTTCCAAAGGATTAGTCATCTGCTCACTTCCAACAACCAGCCCATCCACGGGAGAAGAAAGACACTAACAGGTGCCCCAAATTGACGACAATACAGTGTATTAGCCATAAAAATTCCATTGTAGATCTTAATTTCCCTCTTTGCAGCAATGACgccattgttgttgttcattTCAATGTTTGGTAAGCTTGTGGATGTAACTTCCAACAGTGGGTTTCATTCCCTGTTGAAGCATGGCAGActtactaaaatttagttttctCCTGTCgtagagacagacagctagataCGTCTCAAACAAATTGACTTGTCAAGAATCTATTTCAGCCATCCTAACATTTCCTGATTGTCAAACACTCACACCACTTTTTCCTGCCATTTGACCTCGCATTCTGTTGGCACCAAACACCAGAGCTTTAGAAAAGCATCTTTAGTTGTAATTTGAACGTCTTTGGTTCAATGTCTGTAAATGTACACATGGTGACCGTCACTGAGGAGTCCTAAGATCTTTTCAAACTCTTAGAGTTAACCATGTAGTTTGAGTCAAACAGTAGCTTCGTATCTAGCACCACTTCAccatttctttaattaaaagtaGAGAGGAATTAGCTATAGTGGCATCAAATTGAGCAAACTGAACAAATAGATGTTGTACAGACGCCTGTATTGTACAATGTGGTACTATACATGTAGTACCATGTGTTGCACAATAGAACCATGTTGTACAGTACTAGTACCATTTCGTACACTGGTACAAAGCTGTATACTACACCAGTGTCCACACTAACTACATGTTGTACCATGTTGTACACtagtacactcaaacctcccttatcCGGACCTCCGAGATCCGGCACCTCCCTAGACCGGGCACCTTTGCACCCTCGGAATCCCTGCGCATATATGCCTTGGGGCTCCGAGGTTACATACCGCGTAAGCAACAAACTCCCGTATGTTCAGTCGCATTCACGCGCCAGTGCGTGGGAGTATGGCTTCGAAGAAAAGAAAGTGCGCCTGAATCAGTCTTGAAACGAAGCTCAAGGTCATTGATGAAATCAGCAAAGGTCAGTCACAGAGACACGCCTCGGAAGTCTTCGGAATTCCGAAGTCTACTGTGCCAGACGTGTGGAAACATCGTGATAAAATCAAAGACCACGTGTTTGCTGCCGAAGCACCAGAAGAATATGCTAAGAAGCGGACAATTATTAGAGATCGTTTTTCCCACGTACTGAACCTTAGTTCAACATTTCGTAATTGTTGTGGCAGTTGTTTTGCTCTTCTTAGAAAGAGGAGTACAAGAGTGTACACGCATCTTCCTATCGTAATGACACTTAGTACATGACAGAATTAGAGTACATTGGACATGTACATTAAGGTGGTCTGGGACTCCAAAGCTAACGTGCGTTACCTCTTTCTTTTATCCGGACATTCTGAAATACGGGCACTCCCCGGTCCCATATTGCCCGgataagggaggtttgagtgtactaTGTACACTAAGTTTTCAGTGGAAACATGGTATATTTGACAATAAGCCAATTACGTACATAAAGGCAGCTCTCTGCACAGATGGAGAGCACATCAGAATTAATATAATGACGTTTGCCAAACCATGTACACTAGTACCATGTACACTACTGCTATGTTCTATTTTAGTAAGAGTAGAGCTTTTGTGTCCATCAATCAGCTATCTATATACACCATTACTATACAAACATGAGCAGTTGTAAAACATGAGCAGTTGTAAAACCTAAAGCATAAAAACTATCTAAGCCAGTATTTTTATAAAACGGTCAACTTTACACAATTTGTCTGACAATAAAACGCACTCACTAAACCGTTGTATAAATGTATTACGAGCTTGTTGATAAAGCAGATAATCTTGTCTATGACACTACTTGAGCTCTTCAAGAGAAAAAGCTTTCCTAATACGTCCCATATAGCCAAGGCTTTCAGACACACTGTTGCTACTTGCCACTGCTAAAAATGATATTAGTAGTAGAGCATGCAGTTCCACCAAACATACATTGTACAGTACTGAGTAATGCATAAACAGATTTAGACTCACAAACTCCTAAGCAAAGGTActgaattgtttgtttgtctgtctatctgtctgtctgtctatccgtctgctCATCTTCATTTCTACCCTGTCACCCATTTAatgcctacctgtctgtgtgtccaccATATTCTTATCAGCCTGCTTCCCATAAACATAGTACTAGGTACTGCAGAGTATCGACCAACAACAATTATACCATTTTGCCTTGACTACACCCACATAATGtactacatgtgtgtgtgtgtgtgtgtgtgtgtgtgtgtgtgtgtgtgtgtgtgtgtgtgtgtgtgtgtcacggtggagcagatggtagagcgttggtgatgacatccgggatcttgtattccgtgataagggttgaaggttcaatcCTGGTAGAGGCGACACTGtcacagtttccttgagcaagaaactcacccacacttgcttctctcaactcaggagtataaatgagtacctggtcgttgactggggtggacatgaccgctggcttggcagcaacatcatgcagcagacgggtatgtgtgggccttggtgtccagtcccagagctgcgccattgtcagtgctcCTGggtgactctggccaagctccaggtggattgtagcactggccccaagactccacgtagcacatggaggccctgtctctaaaggcaggggagctatctccgcaactgacctcaaggtcaacgtcgaaagacgtggagggcttaacatttgtctatttgtccattttgcacacgcgcgtgcgtgcgtgtagcCTAGTTTAGTGCAATTGCAATTAGATGCAAGGTCAAAGGTATGTGCTATGTCAGAAGCAGTACAGATATGTGGTCACTTAGTAACCTTTCTTTCATTTGCACCACAATTAGAATATCAACCATGTAGCAAGGGCATTATGCAATGATTGATGGGTATTAATGGCAAAATTGCCGATAAGAGTGAGAGATGTCTGTTGCCTCAATTACATTGCACGTGCTACTAAACGAATGTCTCATCTGACTGCCTGTCATGCACACCACCACACAATGTGCACATGCAACTTACCTTGTTCTGCAGATGATAATGTTCCAAGTGGCCTTGGCATTGTCGGCGGTCCTGTCGTTGCTTCGGGTACACATTTAGCATCATATGAGGTTCTCACCAAAATAGGTGATTTCAGTGGCACATTCACTCTTGCATCTCGATTTACTTTTGCGGTTGCCTTCTTCTCACAAGGTGTACGTGGTTGCCCAACACGTACTGGTCCTGAATCTACTGGTGATGACAGAAAGTCATCAGTTAGAGGCGAGTAAGGCTTGAACACAGGGCTGGTCGGCAAACTTGAACCACTAACAGTTGGTGAAGATGAAAGTTCAGACTGGGATTTGTTGACTAAAACTGGTGCAGGCATACGTGGAGGAGGCTTTGAACAAGTCTCCTGACCATCACATGTTTCTAAGGTACAATTAATGCAATTTTGAATtcttaaaaaataaaaaataaatctTAGCTACATCACCTTCACTTATTGTTCGTTCACCACAATACAATTCAGTTGTATTCAAAGAACCCTGTTGAAAACGCGATACAAGACCAGTGCTTGAAAAACTTCTAGGAGAGCTATATATATCGTTAGGTGACGATAATCGTGGCGGTATAGGTGGACCACTGGGTTGTGATGCAACGTTCATTGGCTCATTATCAAAAATATTGTCACATGAATATGCTACAAGTGTAAAAAACGTTTTAGACCAAGTTAACAATAGCCTCATACCAAACTTTCTCGTGCTGTTGTGCCCAGGAACCGTTCTCATATTACATGAACAGTTGAGGACACAACAACATTGAGGGTGTCATACAGGCACAAGAGTGCGAGAAGTCTGGTACTAAAGCTAATTAAGATATCAATCAACTAGATGTCAACAGTATACTCACACATTGTTTGCTGCTGCAAGAGAGTTCTCTCCTGAACATCGTGGTCATCATAGGCAAACGTATCAAAAGATTGTGCCCTTCTTAATCGCAACTGAGAAAAGAGATCATCTGAAATATCTGTTCTGCTACGAATAGCTTGTAAAACCCGCGGTCCATCATTACAGCGAAAGAAGAAGAGTCCCTGATGACTGTTACTGTACCAACAACCAACAAAATCTATTAACTGATGTGTTTCTGCATTTAAGTACCGTACTCATTAAaggtaataaataaatacatatatcaAGACAGAAAACTGAGTGATAAATTCACTTGATTCTATACATGGCAGTGTATGTGATAGTCTCTCCCTATCAATGTGATGTAAACGTCTATTACTTTTCCAGTCACTCAGATTGTATGAAAGCGTCTAGCAGTTGGTGACCTCTTTACAAGATTTCATTGCAATCAGAAAAATCGATCATATTAGGTTTTTTCCACAAAGGTATGATTGTATAATATACCGTACTCACCCGATTATTATCCCACCCCCATGGTTGGCTAGCATCAAAGAAAAAGTTGGGATAATAAAACTTGATAGACTAATACCCAGAGGTGTTAATTGACggaattgattaattaattaagtcaagtGCTCATGACACCACCTGTCAATGTTAAATTGGTTGGCAATTTTTGACACCTGGAAGACATCCTGGCATGCCATTGGACAACACTAATCTACTGTTCAACAGGGATGAACAAATTCTCTTCAAATAGCTGCTGCACTGTCAAATGCATACACAAGTGAAGAATAATGGTATTAGCATTCCTACAGGCAGCACAGTCACTGCATTAAGCGCCAATTACCACTAATTAAAAAAGCATATAGGTGTGAAAATCTAAAGCCTAAGCCAACAGTGGGGATGGGAGCTTACTTGAGCTCTGAGACTATACTCGGATGAGTGAGTACTGGTACACTTATAGATTgcattaatatataaattgtATAATGAATGATTAGACGATCTCTCCATTTGAAAACAAATGCTGCTAATATCTATAGAGAGGAAGTCTATTTTGTTGCTCTATATCTAAAGAAAATGTCCACAGACAAACTACCTAGCCCTAACATAGGCCAAAAATGGTTATTTTTACATCTGACTCAGTCTTTCTTTTGTTGAAAAACAATCACTTCCTGTGAGTTCGAACAGTCAAGGTTTCAAAGGTATTAGTACTGTATAATCTTCTGTGCACATACCTTCCTCTACAATCACATCCTATTATCACCTGTCAGTTATCAGGATGTTCAAAATTTCAGGATATTTATAGCTTGTACCATTCAAGTACAAGCCCGAAAGAGAAATCAGTCAGTTAAACTCCTAACGTCCAGTAGCCTGACCAGTACCGTACCTATGTCAGTAAACAAATGACACTGGTGTGCAAAGAGAAAACAGCCTCACTTTTGACATGTACCGTCCAGCACTGCCCATAGAAGCAAACATATTTCAATGACAGAAGCAGTCATTTTGAATCCTGGTCAATGCCTATTTGCGAGATATTTGTTTGACTTTTCAAGAAAAACCTTTGTGTGAATAAATTCCATTTTACAATACCAGATAATACAACCAACAAATCATCTATCTATcaatcaaacacacaataacTATTCAATGTTTTACATTACATGTTATGTACCAAGTACTCTGGTCTAAAAAATTTGCCGTtactttgcttgtacactgtacgtaGTAATCATGCATGCAATTTAGTATATCAACGTACAATGCTAGATGCTCACCTTGCCAACTGCAGGCTTATTATGTGGGTGCATTCTTCATCTTTTAAATCTCTGCAAGTGGTGTCAACAATGCAGCTGATTGGACATCGTAAAATCTCTTGCAGCGTTTCTTGATGGTGATCTGATTTTCTCCAAATCACCACATCCAATGAGGCAATTTCAATCATGTAGTTTCCTGCTAACTTTGCCTTACGAGACGCCTGTGACGTCTCAACAGTAACGTCAAACATATCTAGATGTACAATATCACACAAAGGTCACACTGATAGGCACTGCAAGCCTGctagtgtctgtttgtttgtccatttatttctAATTACCTCTACAAATATTTCATTAAACACAAATACTaaccactgtctgtctgtctgtttgtctgtctgtcaataaaaCATATTTTTTTCCAAATGAATTATCatacaataataaattttatctAATTAGGTGGTTCAGTCTTTAGATGCATATctgtcctgtcctgtcctgtttatctgtctgtctgtctgtctacctgtctatctgtcagtctgtatgtctactCATGTTttaatgtgtgtctgtctgcccatgaGAACTGTGCAGGTACCATCCTATGATGTGCTGTCCAAACGCACCTattacagacacagacatacaaacctTTACTGGCAGTGTTCAGTCCTCTTGCTGAAATAGCTTCTCTAATAGCCTTGACCCACAAGTCGGCATCCGTTTCACTACTGCAAGCAAACATACAGTGGCTtccagataaacaaatacgaAATGCATGGGGTTTATGTGCAGATCGTCTCTCGACAGTACAGGCGGTTTCCAGATGAATAGTTCTCTTCTTGCTTGATACCAAGTCACCTTTACCACAATATTCGAGCTGTACTCTGCTTCCATCACTGCTCTTGCTCAATACAAAGAAATACTGCCTATAAGGCTGTAAATGCAAACAACTACATCActaatatgtaattaattaaaccaatgTGATAGGCAGACtcatatttgtattttaaCAAAAATGACTAGAAATGTTGCCACACTGAGAAACTACTAAGTAATTAACTAAAAGCCATCTGCAATGGGATCACACAACTCATGTGCCAACTTGCTATTTCTTTCTTCAGGGGGATATGTTCAGAGGAGGTGTACCCATTTTCAAACTAATTCCAAATTCTGGTAAATCTTCATATTCTAAAAATTTCACATTGACGTGTTTAATTAAGCCATTTAAGAGGTAgtgtttacagacagagacagacagagagacagatgtaAGACTGGGGTGGCCtggtaatcagccataacaacatggtttcagcatggtcagactgtttgagttaactgcaattacatcacgtatgtcaattctgaagacagatcagacatagtcatGTTTGATTCGGCATCGAgggtggatcttgaattgaATATTGCACTAGCACATCCCTGGAGTAACGACATAGAAGTCTTATCAGTTACAAgtcagagagcagcggcaaccagaagagacaatctgaagatcaaaaagtacgaccaggagctcttgcctggaggttttcgaccaacagttgtgcctatagtcttcaaacatttcGGCTAtaggggagagaaagctgaagactataagaagaaactgtcacagctatcaagagatgAAGACgaaaagccaaatgcatcaaccttcaagacatactggagatctgtgttttgtgtgtgtctacaacgatcaaatgctagagtgattgacaaaAAAATAAAGGAAGATTGTttaagagacagccacataaacataactagttgtaggtagaaccaagccctattggcttgggtagtatttagttgctttgcttagatggtgtataatagttcaatgtttgaaaatatatgtattgacagacagacagacagacagacagacagactatctACTTACATCAAGTCTCTCTAAGGTCTACAGACGAGTGTGGAAACGGCAACAGCTCACAGTTTAATACATACTGGAGAGaacgtctgtctgttcaactAGTCTACAGAAATGCAACTTGAGAGTAATATATAGAAAATAGGACGTCTTAATAGATGTGATGAGTACTTCTTGCAAGTTTCCAGGTCTTGTGGCCTTGGAGAAGATAAAGATGAAAAGTAGCTTGGACATTACTGAACAATTGTAGAGGTTTGTAGTAGCCATCTGTCATCATGTACTCTAAATTGCAATTTATCAAATAAatgaccgaccgacagacagacagacagactcagcACAATTTATGGATTACTGGCAAAAAAGATTCAGCATTCATCTACAGCAATGCAAAAACAAAGCTGCATTCACCTCCAATAATGAATGTTGTAGTACCTGAAaccctctttgggttctttgGCAGTTACAAAAATGTAGTTTTAGTTCTAAGCTTGTTCAGTAGTTTAAGTCTCTAAGTGATTCTGTATAGTTCgactcgtagttacatattacatgttgctagattcaaacatatgtattgacagaccgacagacagacaaacactgtcacagacaaacacaggctcggatccaggaatttttgaaagagggggttgacctggtagcagttatttatagcattactaattttctcttttctaataaaatataaattattgaaccacgcctattggaaaagagggggttacAACCCCCTGAatccccatctggatccgggcctgaaACACCTGGGGGAACGTTACAGCTTGGCTCTGCTGTCCTATGCAAGTTGTACTTACCAATTTgacttaagtaattaattaaaccagcaAATGATGCACTACAAGACATTTCTTGACCTGGCAttgagtgtactgtacacttattatgataagttaattaactaattaacagcCTTATAGGTTTACGGTTCGCTTGAAAGTGATGTCCGGAGCGTTTCAGAGCACATCAAAAACTCGCCGCAACCCACTAGCGCTGCCACAGCGAGGGAGAGCTGAGCCGGGTATGTATACGGCTCTCTGCTGGTAATAAACACCCTGAGGGGTAGCGTGCTACATGGCACCTTCTCGTGGCACATGCACGCGTGGTGCATCAAGCCGTTGACACCTTTTAAATGTACTAAAAAAAGGATATTAAGAGTTTGTTGTCATGCGCTAGCTAGTAAACACGCTATCTGATCAGTCATCGCGCAACAGTACGAATGTCTAGCTTACCATGCGGACAGATTGAACTTGTTCTCTAGCTTTAGACCCACGCGGAAAGTCGTGACTATTCTAGCCATGCAGACAGGCGAAAAGTATAGTGACTATTCTCGCTTTTAGCTCTAATGAGTAGTAAAACATCGGGTTCTTTTAGTAGGTATTAGCTATCTATCTAGCTACTACTGGCTATCTCATTCATTCATTCTATTCAGTACATCATTCAAGCTAGCCTTCTCAGAGCTCGAGGATGATGGTGGCTCCTTTCTAGAGCGAGGTGGTGTATCTCTGTTGTGCCGCCTGCGCCTGGGCCTTACAAATGCCAGTTAGCCGCTACTGCTTGGTCTAGACCACGCACTGCAACAGTCTTTCTAACCTAAAAGGTATCACGCCTTGGTATGCCGACCCTATTAGGTAGGAAGCTAGATTAGACACGCTACCGTGTTGATCGAGATAAGGATAAATAAACAAGAAGACATGCAATGACGACACGCAGTCAACAGATGATCATTCATTATATCGAGAACGACTTTTTGATCATAGCCGCTGCAACATGAGTAGGCAACCGTGCAACAGTACATCCTACAACCAACAGTACATCCTAGAACCAACCCACTGAGCGGTTCCGATTACATCTAGCTACACGCACGTGTTCGATTGCGTGTAGATGCTCTCACCTGATACATCCTGCTTGTTTTCAACAACATAAAACCCTGTCTGACCGTAACCATTGCCATAAAGACGACGACACCCGACGACAAgaaccaacacaaacaacattcaataatttaacatccgggacctgtCAGAGAAACCCGGGACCTTTCATTAGCCGGGTATCCTTATCATGGCCGACTGATTCGCTGCGACTTCGCTTGCAACATTTCTGGAGATTTCGGCGAGATCTGCGTACCCACAGCAATCAGACAGGAATAAAACGTTCATATCGACGTCGACGACTGCTCAACGATGAGCGCACAGAACAGAGCGACTGCAAACGGCGGCAACACGCGAAAGAGCAAGAAGAAGCGGAACGCCCGATCCCAGCCGAAGTGCGACGACGAACAGAAGCGAACGAGCGGCGGCGAAGAGACGACGGGAGGCTGTGCGCAGCGTGACGGCGCTCAACGCGACGAGGTGAAGGTAAGCCTAGCGCGCTACCATATCGCCTCTCTCTTGTTGTCATCTTCTCTGACTGTTATTAAACGTAGATTGAGAAAGTCAGGCAGCCGATAAACAAGAGTCTGACGTCGGGATCTGGCGCCGTGACGAGGGTGGGTAAATTTTTTGGCCATCTGGTCTGCCTCTGTGGGTGTGGGGCTATTTTCGGTTGACGTGTAGGCTCTCGATTCGGCTCTGACGACGCGTTTGGACTCTGTGCCGAGTTTTGATGGCGAGAACTGTCTGCTGTGTTACAAACCCAGAGATGTGACGTCACATATTGGTGGAACAAATGAAGATCAGGGACCTGTAGGTGGTTTGGTGTGGACGGTGTGTTGTGTGGGGATTTATGGGTTGTGTAATGTATTGTAGTTGTCGTTGTGGCTCTGTCCTGAATGCAGACTGACAATTGAGATTCGACAGCAAAAGAAAGAACCTGTGGAggtttgttctgtttgtcgtcgtctgtctgtctgtctgtctgtctgtctgtctgactgtctgactGTCACCTAAttatggtgatttagatagattatttgattttgacattcaaggtcaaATCCATTAggtaatgactttgttgtttgcaaggactgatttgcaTTTAggaaatcctagcatatgtacaagtagaatctgtataagaataaattatatgtctctctctctctctctctctctctctgtttgtttgtttgtctgtgtgtctgtctgtttgtttggttgtgtctgtccagtatgtctctgtcctgtctgtcttgttctgtctgtctgctgtttttctgtctgtctgttttctgtctgtgtgtcagtttttttgtctgtcagtcctgtctgtctgtcctgtctgtttgtctgtcaatacatatattttcatacatcagcactattacagtctaaatgtccaaacaccagtccaaagcccacaatgggcctcacaacaaaacccaactacTTATAGTTAACAAACGCTTTATCAACGTTCAGAGAGTTTTTAAACTGTCCtgctcttcctaattttctactaatcacattagcattgcatctttgcaatgctatagaaaacagcgacgccagtacgtcttgaactctctgctgttcttcttttcttcttcatctgttgagagAATGGACAGTCGATTAAGGAACTGAAGAGCATCAtgtccccatcttccaaaatgttaaAAAATTATGGTAATACAGTTAGAGGATTTGCCCCACATGTCCAACTTAC
Encoded here:
- the LOC134178444 gene encoding uncharacterized protein LOC134178444, translated to MSAQNRATANGGNTRKSKKKRNARSQPKCDDEQKRTSGGEETTGGCAQRDGAQRDEVKIEKVRQPINKSLTSGSGAVTRALDSALTTRLDSVPSFDGENCLLCYKPRDVTSHIGGTNEDQGPLSLWLCPECRLTIEIRQQKKEPVESTRERFTTPSGVTENRDVVMPDVLTLSNGLHREIETLVPRDKDTTVMQSKWMELRHAIRCAYRQAGTSLADWVRPY
- the LOC134178405 gene encoding uncharacterized protein LOC134178405, which produces MAMVTVRQGFMLLKTSRMYQPYRQYFFVLSKSSDGSRVQLEYCGKGDLVSSKKRTIHLETACTVERRSAHKPHAFRICLSGSHCMFACSSETDADLWVKAIREAISARGLNTASKDMFDVTVETSQASRKAKLAGNYMIEIASLDVVIWRKSDHHQETLQEILRCPISCIVDTTCRDLKDEECTHIISLQLASNSHQGLFFFRCNDGPRVLQAIRSRTDISDDLFSQLRLRRAQSFDTFAYDDHDVQERTLLQQQTMSYSCDNIFDNEPMNVASQPSGPPIPPRLSSPNDIYSSPRSFSSTGLVSRFQQGSLNTTELYCGERTISEETCDGQETCSKPPPRMPAPVLVNKSQSELSSSPTVSGSSLPTSPVFKPYSPLTDDFLSSPVDSGPVRVGQPRTPCEKKATAKVNRDARVNVPLKSPILVRTSYDAKCVPEATTGPPTMPRPLGTLSSAEQAVASSNSVSESLGYMGRIRKAFSLEELK